Proteins encoded by one window of Halobaculum halobium:
- a CDS encoding small ribosomal subunit Rsm22 family protein, translating into MSVDREALRDTAKYLRNARPVDPDEVYEYLPDQPHPAVVRTALREEAFDLGLVEREDGTFVPANDDPVDPPGWSPEGLPAEHAETIEDLLFEAYGLDWHEGESGDALRETVDRLKEDYYRGRPVEYDSDAALAYALYHQPDFYAALGYVLDRLADRGLLPRTLRVLDVGAGTGGPALGLLDYLPDDALLDYHAIEPSANADVLADVLSETRPNVHTTIHRETAEAFDPGAAGEVDLVLFGNVLSELDDPEAVVSDYLDALGDDGSCVLLAPADLNTSTELRRVERALVRPDGDVSVYAPDLRLWPGAAPSDRGWSFEVRADLAVPSFQRKLDDAATRAYDEEPGTYVNADVKFSWAILRPDGERRHPVVAGAERHHRMADSEDHVTDRVNLLCVKLSANLAPDDDANPLFKVGDGSERLEHYLVLTGESSLNRDLREAPYGAVLSVENVLILWNDDEGAYNLVCGKETVVDLVAA; encoded by the coding sequence GTGAGCGTCGACCGCGAGGCGCTGCGCGACACCGCGAAGTACCTCCGCAACGCCCGCCCCGTCGACCCAGACGAGGTGTACGAGTACCTCCCCGACCAGCCGCACCCGGCGGTCGTCCGCACCGCCCTCCGCGAAGAGGCGTTCGACCTCGGGCTCGTCGAGCGCGAGGACGGCACCTTCGTTCCGGCGAACGACGACCCGGTCGACCCGCCGGGGTGGTCGCCCGAAGGGCTCCCCGCGGAACACGCCGAGACGATCGAGGACCTCCTGTTCGAGGCGTACGGCCTCGACTGGCACGAGGGCGAGTCGGGCGACGCGCTCCGGGAGACGGTCGACCGACTGAAGGAGGACTACTACCGCGGGCGACCCGTCGAGTACGACTCCGACGCGGCGCTCGCATACGCACTCTACCACCAGCCGGACTTCTACGCCGCCCTCGGCTACGTCCTCGACCGCCTCGCCGACCGCGGACTGCTCCCCCGCACGCTGCGTGTCCTCGACGTGGGCGCGGGCACCGGCGGCCCCGCGCTCGGGCTCCTCGACTACCTCCCCGACGACGCCCTCCTCGACTACCACGCTATCGAGCCGAGCGCGAACGCCGACGTGCTCGCCGACGTGCTCTCGGAGACGCGGCCGAACGTCCACACGACGATCCACCGGGAGACCGCCGAGGCCTTCGACCCGGGCGCCGCGGGCGAGGTCGATCTCGTCCTCTTCGGCAACGTGCTCTCGGAACTCGACGACCCGGAGGCGGTCGTCTCCGACTACCTCGACGCGCTCGGCGACGACGGCTCCTGCGTCCTGCTCGCGCCGGCGGACCTGAACACCTCGACGGAACTGCGACGCGTCGAGCGAGCGCTCGTCCGGCCGGACGGCGACGTGAGCGTGTACGCCCCCGACCTCAGGCTGTGGCCCGGTGCGGCGCCGAGCGACCGCGGGTGGTCCTTCGAGGTGCGGGCCGACCTCGCGGTCCCCTCCTTCCAGCGGAAACTGGACGACGCCGCGACGCGCGCGTACGACGAGGAGCCCGGCACCTACGTCAACGCCGACGTGAAGTTCTCGTGGGCGATCCTCCGCCCGGACGGCGAACGCCGCCACCCGGTCGTCGCCGGGGCCGAACGGCACCACCGGATGGCCGACTCCGAGGACCACGTCACAGACCGAGTCAACCTCCTGTGTGTCAAGCTCTCGGCCAACCTCGCGCCCGACGACGACGCGAACCCGCTGTTCAAGGTTGGCGACGGCAGCGAGCGGCTGGAGCACTACCTCGTGCTCACGGGGGAGTCGTCGCTGAACCGGGACCTCCGCGAGGCGCCGTACGGCGCGGTCCTGTCGGTGGAGAACGTGCTGATCCTGTGGAACGACGACGAGGGCGCGTACAACCTCGTGTGCGGGAAAGAGACGGTCGTCGACCTCGTCGCCGCCTGA
- a CDS encoding iron-containing alcohol dehydrogenase gives MSSLDTPSFAFDYDPGAIHYGRGCIDDIGGALAERGCDTALVVCGSNVAANADLMDAVGAGLGDRLAEVFAGTTPDKRLREAARAAERAADLGVDAFVPVGGGSSLDVATVASVLRARDLSLAEARQEVADTGGSRRPRIPPRSRRCSPCRRRSRARTSR, from the coding sequence ATGAGTTCACTCGACACGCCGTCGTTCGCGTTCGACTACGACCCGGGGGCGATCCACTACGGCCGCGGCTGTATCGACGACATCGGTGGCGCGCTCGCCGAGCGCGGGTGCGACACCGCGCTCGTGGTCTGCGGGTCGAACGTCGCCGCCAACGCGGACCTGATGGACGCGGTCGGCGCCGGCCTCGGCGACCGCCTCGCGGAGGTGTTCGCGGGCACGACCCCTGACAAGCGCCTGCGCGAGGCGGCCCGCGCGGCCGAACGCGCCGCCGACCTCGGCGTCGACGCGTTCGTCCCAGTCGGCGGCGGCTCCAGCCTCGACGTGGCGACCGTCGCCTCGGTGCTTCGCGCCCGCGACCTGTCGCTCGCGGAGGCCCGGCAAGAAGTCGCCGACACCGGGGGATCGCGACGCCCGAGAATCCCGCCTCGCTCACGCCGCTGTTCCCCGTGCCGACGACGCTCGCGGGCGCGGACCTCTCGGTGA
- the aroA gene encoding 3-phosphoshikimate 1-carboxyvinyltransferase, protein MDAHVSPSRVAGRARAPPSKSYTHRAILAAGYGTGTTVTDPLDSADPRATGRAVEAFGGAVSWVPAGDEDEDGDGDGGGAGGATAVEVAGFGGRPGTPDDVIDCANSGTTMRLVTAAAGLTDGLAVLTGDESLRSRPQGPLLDAVESLGGRAESTRRNGQAPLVVGDAMAGETVAIPGDVSSQFVTALLMAGAVTEEGIEIDLETELKSAPYVEITREVLADFGIDTERTEAGFRVPGGQQYEADEYAVPGDFSSMSYLLAAGAVAAADGESVVVEGARPSAQGDSAIVDVLDRMGADIAWDEDAGEITVGAADLAGVEVDVGDTPDLLPTIAVLGAVADGETRIVNAEHVRYKETDRVAAMAESLEKLGAEVTEERDSLTVHGGDSALAGTTVHGRGDHRLVMALTVAGLVADGETTVTGAEHVDVSFPGFFETMADLGANATVE, encoded by the coding sequence ATGGACGCACACGTCTCCCCGTCGCGGGTCGCCGGCCGCGCGCGCGCACCGCCGTCGAAGAGCTACACCCACCGAGCGATCCTCGCCGCAGGCTACGGCACCGGCACGACAGTCACGGACCCGCTCGACTCGGCGGACCCGCGGGCCACCGGCCGGGCTGTCGAGGCTTTCGGCGGCGCAGTCTCGTGGGTCCCCGCCGGGGACGAAGACGAGGATGGCGACGGAGACGGGGGAGGAGCCGGCGGCGCAACGGCCGTCGAGGTTGCGGGCTTCGGAGGCCGGCCCGGCACCCCCGACGACGTGATCGACTGCGCGAACTCGGGGACGACGATGCGCCTCGTCACCGCCGCCGCCGGACTGACCGACGGGCTCGCGGTGCTCACTGGCGACGAGTCGCTCCGCTCGCGCCCGCAGGGACCGCTTCTCGACGCCGTCGAGTCGCTCGGCGGACGCGCTGAGTCGACCCGTCGCAACGGCCAAGCGCCGCTGGTCGTCGGCGACGCGATGGCCGGTGAGACGGTCGCCATCCCCGGCGACGTCTCCTCGCAGTTCGTCACCGCGTTGCTCATGGCCGGCGCGGTCACCGAGGAGGGGATCGAGATCGACCTCGAAACGGAGCTGAAGTCAGCGCCGTACGTCGAGATAACCCGCGAGGTGCTCGCGGACTTCGGCATCGACACCGAGCGCACCGAGGCGGGCTTTCGAGTCCCTGGCGGCCAGCAATACGAGGCGGACGAGTACGCCGTCCCCGGCGACTTCTCGTCGATGTCGTACCTCCTCGCCGCCGGCGCCGTCGCCGCCGCGGACGGCGAGTCGGTCGTCGTCGAGGGCGCCCGCCCGAGCGCCCAGGGCGACTCGGCCATCGTCGACGTGCTCGACCGCATGGGCGCCGACATCGCGTGGGACGAGGACGCCGGCGAGATCACCGTCGGGGCGGCCGACCTCGCGGGCGTCGAGGTCGACGTGGGCGACACCCCCGACCTGCTCCCGACCATCGCCGTGCTGGGCGCCGTCGCCGACGGCGAGACGCGGATCGTGAACGCCGAGCACGTTCGGTACAAGGAGACCGACCGCGTCGCCGCGATGGCCGAGTCGCTGGAGAAACTGGGCGCCGAGGTGACCGAGGAACGTGACTCGCTGACCGTCCACGGCGGCGACTCCGCGCTCGCGGGAACGACGGTCCACGGGCGGGGCGACCACCGGCTCGTGATGGCGCTGACGGTCGCCGGCCTCGTCGCCGACGGCGAGACGACGGTCACCGGCGCCGAGCACGTCGACGTGTCCTTCCCGGGGTTCTTCGAGACGATGGCCGACCTCGGCGCGAACGCCACCGTCGAGTAG
- a CDS encoding prephenate dehydrogenase/arogenate dehydrogenase family protein gives MKLLVVGAGEMGRWAAQTLRPVSERVALADTNPQTAMDAAESVVDGRVVPLDTDESFDCVVLAVPIPVVADAVAEYADNAADGAIVDVSGVMAEPLSAMADVVDGEYASFHPLFAPPRGPGRIAYVPGEAGPTVERVRERFAAVGNEVFETTASEHDEAMASVQTGAHTAALAYALAAGDVDERFHTPVSEPLSELARTVTEGEPRVYADIRETFPGGADAVAEAASALAAADREAFAGLFERAGEAVDAESRVEPDRDAADARAESEDSTTDD, from the coding sequence ATGAAGTTGCTCGTCGTCGGCGCCGGGGAGATGGGCCGGTGGGCCGCACAGACCCTCCGCCCGGTCAGCGAGCGCGTCGCGCTCGCGGACACGAACCCCCAGACCGCGATGGACGCCGCCGAGTCGGTCGTCGACGGCCGCGTCGTTCCCCTCGACACCGACGAGTCGTTCGACTGCGTCGTGCTCGCGGTCCCGATCCCGGTCGTCGCCGACGCTGTCGCGGAGTACGCCGACAACGCCGCCGACGGAGCGATCGTCGACGTCTCCGGCGTCATGGCGGAGCCGCTCTCGGCGATGGCCGACGTCGTCGACGGCGAATACGCCAGCTTTCACCCGCTGTTCGCACCGCCCCGGGGACCGGGGCGGATCGCGTACGTCCCCGGAGAAGCTGGCCCGACCGTCGAGCGCGTCCGCGAGCGGTTCGCGGCCGTCGGCAACGAGGTGTTCGAGACGACCGCAAGCGAGCACGACGAGGCCATGGCGTCGGTGCAGACCGGCGCGCACACCGCCGCCCTCGCGTACGCGCTCGCCGCCGGCGACGTCGACGAGCGCTTTCACACGCCGGTGTCGGAACCGCTGTCGGAGTTGGCGCGCACCGTCACCGAGGGGGAGCCGCGCGTGTACGCCGACATCCGCGAGACGTTCCCCGGCGGTGCCGACGCGGTCGCGGAAGCCGCGAGCGCGCTGGCGGCCGCCGATCGCGAGGCGTTCGCTGGACTGTTCGAGCGGGCGGGCGAGGCGGTCGACGCCGAGTCGCGCGTCGAACCTGACCGCGACGCGGCCGACGCGAGAGCCGAGAGCGAGGACTCGACTACCGACGACTGA
- a CDS encoding class I SAM-dependent methyltransferase, with protein MRFTNTRQPDWDWWSRLWPTPGETLRNLGLSPGDALAEIGCGNGYFALPAARITAPAPVYAVDIDEGLLAELDRLAGRHEVDTLHTVHGDARSLPDHLPESVDVALIANTFHGVDDPEAFVAGVVDALAADGRFVVLNWHDRPREETTVAGAPRGPPTDLRISPDETAELVEAASDLRAVDRVNVPPYHYGLVFE; from the coding sequence ATGCGCTTCACGAACACGCGACAGCCGGACTGGGACTGGTGGAGTCGGCTGTGGCCCACACCGGGAGAGACGCTCCGAAACCTGGGGCTGTCTCCTGGTGACGCGCTCGCCGAGATCGGCTGCGGAAACGGCTACTTCGCGCTGCCCGCCGCGCGGATCACCGCCCCCGCGCCGGTGTATGCGGTCGACATCGACGAGGGACTGCTCGCGGAACTCGATCGGCTCGCTGGGCGCCACGAGGTCGACACGCTGCACACGGTACACGGCGACGCGCGGTCGCTGCCGGATCACCTCCCCGAGTCCGTTGACGTGGCGTTGATCGCGAACACCTTCCACGGCGTCGACGACCCCGAGGCGTTCGTCGCGGGCGTCGTCGACGCGCTCGCCGCGGACGGCCGGTTCGTCGTACTCAACTGGCACGACCGGCCGCGCGAGGAAACCACCGTCGCCGGGGCGCCGCGCGGCCCGCCGACGGACCTCCGGATCTCGCCCGACGAGACGGCGGAACTAGTCGAGGCGGCGAGCGATCTCCGAGCGGTCGATCGCGTGAACGTCCCGCCGTATCACTACGGCCTCGTCTTCGAGTAG
- a CDS encoding iron-containing alcohol dehydrogenase: MPTTLAGADLSVIAGIAAAVDAGESDAGADAADAVGTEVVSTGVGGAELMPDALFYDPALFETTPKGVLAGSAMNGFDKAIESLYARTRTAVTDATATRAVRLLADGLPELSDDPAAMDRAVAGVVLAQYGISRPGEMTINVIHAFGHGLRDAFGIQQGLAHAAVAPHALRALADAGVDLSLLAAAFEVDAGNDTEAAIAQVERVRDALGLPASLSAIDGVDADGLDEAARVAAADSLLSYAPEGYDLTEADARAVLDSAF; this comes from the coding sequence GTGCCGACGACGCTCGCGGGCGCGGACCTCTCGGTGATCGCCGGCATCGCCGCCGCGGTCGACGCCGGCGAGAGTGACGCCGGCGCCGACGCTGCCGACGCCGTCGGTACCGAGGTCGTCTCGACCGGTGTCGGCGGGGCCGAATTGATGCCCGACGCGCTGTTCTACGACCCCGCCCTGTTCGAGACGACGCCGAAAGGCGTGCTCGCGGGGTCGGCCATGAACGGCTTCGACAAGGCGATCGAGTCGCTGTACGCCCGCACCCGGACGGCAGTCACCGACGCGACTGCGACCCGGGCGGTCCGACTGCTCGCGGACGGCTTGCCCGAGCTGTCCGACGACCCGGCGGCGATGGACCGCGCCGTCGCGGGGGTCGTGCTCGCGCAGTACGGCATCTCGCGCCCCGGCGAGATGACGATCAACGTGATCCACGCGTTCGGCCACGGCCTCCGCGACGCCTTCGGCATCCAGCAGGGACTGGCGCACGCGGCGGTCGCGCCCCACGCGCTGCGGGCGCTTGCAGACGCCGGCGTCGATCTCTCCCTGCTCGCGGCGGCGTTCGAAGTCGACGCTGGCAACGACACCGAGGCGGCGATCGCCCAGGTGGAGCGCGTCCGCGACGCGCTCGGTCTACCCGCGTCGCTGTCGGCGATCGACGGCGTCGACGCCGACGGCCTCGACGAGGCCGCGCGGGTGGCAGCCGCCGACTCGCTGCTGTCGTACGCGCCTGAGGGCTACGACCTCACCGAGGCCGACGCGCGGGCGGTGCTCGACTCGGCATTCTGA
- a CDS encoding M24 family metallopeptidase, whose translation MTRSLAALDDLLAAADADAYCIEAGSDDSNQLYLSGFDAPDPFFTAYTGEQLAILVSGLEYGRATKESNADAVARLSTYNYAERAAEDGQAAALAGVYADFLADLGVESALVPERFPVGVADGLRDRGLAVDVDGDDVVETVRATKTEAELDAVRRATAANEAAMAAAEDLIAAADVADDGTLVIEEDGETTSLTSERVKEEIEVTLLRHGCALDETIVACGADAADPHDRGSGPLRAGESVIIDIFPREKASKYHSDMTRTFAKGGASDAIGEWFALTEEALEAALDAVEPGATGAEVHAAVCDVYEDADHPTLRSDPDTETGFIHSTGHGVGLDVHERPGLNPRGEELEPGHVITVEPGLYDPEVGGVRIEDIVIVTEDGYENLTADSPVELVVQ comes from the coding sequence ATGACGCGCAGCCTCGCCGCGCTGGACGACCTGCTCGCGGCGGCCGACGCCGACGCGTACTGCATCGAGGCCGGGAGCGACGACTCGAACCAACTGTACCTCTCCGGCTTCGACGCGCCGGACCCGTTTTTCACCGCCTACACCGGCGAGCAACTCGCGATACTCGTCTCCGGGCTCGAGTACGGCCGAGCGACCAAGGAGTCGAACGCCGACGCGGTCGCCCGCCTCTCGACGTACAACTACGCCGAGCGCGCCGCCGAGGACGGGCAGGCGGCCGCACTCGCCGGCGTGTACGCCGACTTCCTCGCCGACCTGGGCGTCGAGTCGGCGCTCGTCCCCGAGCGCTTTCCGGTTGGCGTCGCCGACGGCCTGCGTGACCGAGGTCTCGCGGTCGACGTGGATGGCGACGACGTGGTCGAGACGGTCCGCGCGACCAAGACCGAGGCGGAGCTCGACGCCGTCCGGCGGGCGACGGCCGCGAACGAGGCCGCCATGGCCGCCGCGGAGGACCTGATCGCTGCTGCGGACGTGGCCGACGACGGGACGCTCGTGATCGAGGAGGATGGAGAGACCACTTCGCTCACCAGCGAGCGCGTGAAAGAGGAGATCGAGGTCACGCTGCTGCGCCACGGCTGCGCGCTCGACGAGACGATCGTCGCCTGCGGCGCCGACGCCGCCGACCCCCACGACCGCGGGTCGGGGCCGCTCCGGGCGGGTGAGAGCGTCATCATCGACATCTTCCCGCGCGAGAAGGCGAGCAAGTACCACTCGGACATGACGCGAACCTTCGCGAAGGGCGGGGCGAGCGACGCGATCGGCGAGTGGTTCGCGCTGACAGAGGAGGCGCTCGAGGCCGCCCTCGACGCGGTCGAGCCGGGCGCCACCGGCGCCGAGGTCCACGCGGCCGTCTGCGACGTGTACGAGGACGCCGACCATCCCACCCTGCGCTCGGATCCCGACACCGAGACCGGGTTCATTCACTCCACGGGCCACGGCGTCGGCCTCGACGTGCACGAGCGGCCGGGGCTCAACCCCCGAGGCGAGGAACTGGAGCCGGGCCACGTGATCACCGTCGAGCCCGGGCTGTACGACCCCGAGGTCGGCGGCGTCCGCATCGAGGACATCGTGATCGTCACCGAGGACGGCTACGAGAACCTCACCGCTGACTCCCCGGTGGAGCTGGTGGTTCAGTGA